The following coding sequences lie in one Candidatus Nitrospira allomarina genomic window:
- a CDS encoding cytochrome c biogenesis CcdA family protein — protein MIDSISQVSLLAAFSAGLLSFVSPCVLPLVPSYLSYITGLSVENLAKVEERERFKSAIILNALLFIAGFSTVFIAFGASASLMGQLLYDYQDVIRKVGGVLIIIFGLYLLGILKLSFFMTERRLMHFETRPVGYLGSFLIGTAFAAGWTPCVGPVLGAILAYASTTESMSSGVMLLSAYSLGLGLPFFLTAFGMDTFLSYFKNLRSYLGGVSFISGGLLVAVGVMIYADSLTLITSFLERNGIGWYIGQ, from the coding sequence ATGATCGATTCGATCAGCCAGGTGTCTTTGCTTGCGGCGTTTAGTGCCGGACTGCTGTCTTTTGTTTCTCCATGCGTCCTCCCCCTTGTCCCTTCCTATCTATCCTATATCACCGGACTCTCGGTGGAAAATCTCGCGAAAGTTGAAGAGCGAGAGCGATTTAAGTCCGCGATTATCCTCAATGCCCTATTGTTTATTGCCGGGTTTTCCACGGTCTTTATCGCGTTTGGGGCATCGGCCAGCCTGATGGGGCAATTGTTGTATGACTATCAAGACGTGATTCGGAAAGTCGGGGGTGTCCTGATTATTATATTCGGGCTATATTTGCTGGGGATTTTGAAATTAAGTTTTTTTATGACCGAACGCCGCTTGATGCATTTTGAGACGCGTCCTGTCGGCTACCTGGGTTCCTTTCTCATCGGGACCGCATTTGCCGCCGGCTGGACGCCTTGTGTAGGACCGGTGTTGGGGGCCATTCTGGCCTATGCCAGTACGACAGAATCGATGTCCAGCGGGGTGATGCTCCTATCGGCCTATTCGTTAGGGTTGGGTCTCCCGTTTTTTCTGACGGCATTTGGGATGGATACGTTTTTGAGCTACTTCAAAAACCTTCGGTCCTATTTAGGTGGGGTGTCGTTTATTAGCGGCGGGCTGTTAGTGGCGGTCGGCGTCATGATTTATGCGGATTCTCTGACACTCATCACCAGTTTTCTTGAACGTAACGGGATTGGTTG